The Oxobacter pfennigii genome has a window encoding:
- a CDS encoding phosphomannomutase/phosphoglucomutase, which translates to MNAFKAYDIRGIYNVDFNKEDVYKIGFFLPGLLKADRVLIGQDGRVSSNEIYNSLTEGITDSGADVYYIGYSTTPMVYFATAKHGFPASVQITASHNPKEYNGLKVSTRGAIPVGYESGLQDLENLIKNNKVERTAAKGKVHKLDVKEEYIEFLKQYLPSLDNMKVGVDCSNGMASILIKDILGQSPIYIYDEMDCTFPNHEPNPLEEVNTQSLKELVLKNNCDLGIIYDGDADRVVFVDEKGRFVSPDLVIGVIGLYYLEKEKGNVLHDIRTTKAVSEYIEKLGGTPNMWKVGHAYAKVKLKEIKGIFGGELAGHYYFRDFYNCDSGILASLLVLNVVSKLKKENKTFSQIIDEIKTYANSGELNFRIENKTAAMEKLKEVFTLRESPQGVYDFDGYRIEFKDWWFNVRPSNTEPYLRLVVEAGNQEILDEKLTQIKAVLKEFE; encoded by the coding sequence ATGAATGCTTTTAAAGCCTATGATATAAGAGGAATATACAATGTGGATTTTAACAAGGAAGATGTATATAAAATCGGATTCTTCCTTCCAGGACTTTTAAAGGCCGACAGGGTTTTAATAGGCCAGGACGGAAGGGTATCCTCTAATGAGATATACAATAGTTTAACTGAGGGCATAACGGACAGCGGGGCGGATGTATACTACATAGGTTACTCCACTACACCCATGGTGTATTTTGCAACAGCAAAACATGGTTTCCCAGCTTCTGTTCAGATAACTGCTTCCCACAATCCTAAGGAATACAACGGTCTTAAAGTCTCTACCCGAGGTGCCATACCTGTGGGCTATGAATCAGGCCTTCAGGATTTGGAAAATCTGATTAAGAACAATAAAGTTGAAAGGACAGCAGCAAAGGGCAAAGTTCATAAGCTTGATGTAAAAGAAGAATACATTGAGTTTTTAAAACAATACCTGCCCTCCCTGGATAATATGAAGGTAGGCGTTGACTGTTCCAATGGCATGGCATCCATACTTATAAAAGATATATTGGGACAATCTCCTATATACATTTATGATGAGATGGATTGTACATTTCCAAACCATGAGCCCAATCCCTTAGAAGAGGTAAATACACAAAGCCTTAAAGAGCTGGTTTTAAAAAACAATTGCGACCTAGGAATAATATATGACGGGGATGCTGATAGGGTAGTTTTTGTAGACGAAAAGGGAAGGTTTGTATCACCCGATCTTGTAATAGGTGTCATAGGTCTTTATTATCTTGAAAAGGAAAAGGGAAACGTGCTTCATGATATACGTACCACAAAGGCAGTTTCGGAGTACATTGAGAAATTAGGCGGCACACCGAATATGTGGAAGGTAGGCCATGCTTATGCCAAGGTAAAGCTAAAAGAGATAAAAGGAATATTCGGAGGAGAATTAGCAGGACACTATTATTTCCGCGACTTTTACAATTGTGATTCGGGAATACTGGCAAGCCTTTTAGTTTTAAATGTTGTGTCAAAATTGAAAAAAGAAAATAAAACATTTTCACAGATTATAGACGAAATAAAAACCTACGCCAATTCCGGCGAATTAAACTTCCGGATAGAAAACAAAACCGCTGCCATGGAAAAGCTTAAGGAAGTATTCACATTAAGGGAGAGTCCCCAAGGGGTATATGATTTTGACGGCTACAGAATAGAATTCAAGGATTGGTGGTTTAATGTCCGGCCTTCAAATACCGAGCCTTATCTAAGGCTGGTTGTTGAGGCAGGAAATCAAGAAATTCTTGATGA